A window of Phyllopteryx taeniolatus isolate TA_2022b chromosome 19, UOR_Ptae_1.2, whole genome shotgun sequence contains these coding sequences:
- the cd79b gene encoding uncharacterized protein cd79b isoform X1: MPIMRCFLCGLCALTVLNVSAPTDGIIKSAPQLESSATVSRELAITQKPRFYGVRPGRFVTFYCATSHQHLPVEAHWYKAARYNQDAAQRRLLEGVVTRDKDVTLNAFLILYDLSPEDSGVYFCRINETWGPGTQLQVARPVNRAQAVHRSNMKDALLLLQGLMLAVIVALLLQRNRKMLKLKRRESIYEEPELEHIYEGLTIEGYEGGDLYEELAVYAEAGDGAEAPWE, translated from the exons atGCCCATCATGCGCTGTTTTCTGTGTGGATTATGTGCTCTAACGGTGCTCAACGTGTCAG caccaacagatggtattatcaagtcggctccacaactggaatcctcgg CCACTGTGAGCCGCGAACTCGCCATCACCCAGAAGCCGCGCTTCTATGGCGTGAGGCCCGGCCGGTTCGTCACATTCTACTGCGCGACCTCCCACCAGCACCTGCCGGTCGAAGCGCACTGGTACAAGGCCGCCCGATACAACCAGGACGCCGCTCAGAGACGCCTGCTGGAAGGCGTCGTGACTCGCGACAAAGATGTCACACTCAATGCCTTCCTCATCCTGTACGATTTGAGCCCCGAAGACAGCGGCGTCTACTTCTGCCGCATCAACGAAACGTGGGGGCCCGGCACGCAACTCCAAGTGGCCA GGCCCGTCAACCGAGCACAGGCGGTGCACCGCAGCAACATGAAGGACGCCCTCTTGCTCCTTCAAGGTCTGATGCTGGCCGTCATCGTGGCGCTTTTACTTCAACGCAATCGCAAAATG TTGAAATTGAAAAGGAGAGAGAGCATCTACGAGGAGCCCGAACTCGAGCACATCTACGAG gGCCTGACCATCGAGGGGTACGAAGGAGGGGACTTGTACGAGGAGCTGGCGGTGTACGCAGAGGCCGGTGATGGCGCCGAGGCCCCGTGGGAGTGA
- the cd79b gene encoding uncharacterized protein cd79b isoform X2: MPIMRCFLCGLCALTVLNVSATVSRELAITQKPRFYGVRPGRFVTFYCATSHQHLPVEAHWYKAARYNQDAAQRRLLEGVVTRDKDVTLNAFLILYDLSPEDSGVYFCRINETWGPGTQLQVARPVNRAQAVHRSNMKDALLLLQGLMLAVIVALLLQRNRKMLKLKRRESIYEEPELEHIYEGLTIEGYEGGDLYEELAVYAEAGDGAEAPWE; encoded by the exons atGCCCATCATGCGCTGTTTTCTGTGTGGATTATGTGCTCTAACGGTGCTCAACGTGTCAG CCACTGTGAGCCGCGAACTCGCCATCACCCAGAAGCCGCGCTTCTATGGCGTGAGGCCCGGCCGGTTCGTCACATTCTACTGCGCGACCTCCCACCAGCACCTGCCGGTCGAAGCGCACTGGTACAAGGCCGCCCGATACAACCAGGACGCCGCTCAGAGACGCCTGCTGGAAGGCGTCGTGACTCGCGACAAAGATGTCACACTCAATGCCTTCCTCATCCTGTACGATTTGAGCCCCGAAGACAGCGGCGTCTACTTCTGCCGCATCAACGAAACGTGGGGGCCCGGCACGCAACTCCAAGTGGCCA GGCCCGTCAACCGAGCACAGGCGGTGCACCGCAGCAACATGAAGGACGCCCTCTTGCTCCTTCAAGGTCTGATGCTGGCCGTCATCGTGGCGCTTTTACTTCAACGCAATCGCAAAATG TTGAAATTGAAAAGGAGAGAGAGCATCTACGAGGAGCCCGAACTCGAGCACATCTACGAG gGCCTGACCATCGAGGGGTACGAAGGAGGGGACTTGTACGAGGAGCTGGCGGTGTACGCAGAGGCCGGTGATGGCGCCGAGGCCCCGTGGGAGTGA
- the ifnphi4 gene encoding interferon phi 4 — protein sequence MVINQTIAQIIVAFLFRSAMSNVADVSGCPWIKNEYNRYYDQALKLLKEMAGNNAEDLKSPVVFPGNLYERAANKSAFSRLSFEVQVLREVANLFDNDHASSVLDRTTLDHFLNIIHQQKDGLQTCMNNKKPRWSNKLANYFKRLSMEVRDQKEAWEMIIREAKMHIFQAGLLTPTK from the exons ATGGTAATAAATCAAACTATTGCTCAGATAATCGTCGCCTTCCTGTTCCGGAGCGCAATGAGCAACGTCGCTGATGTCTCGGGATGCCCGTGGATTAAAAACGAATATAACAGATATTATGACCAAGCCCTGAAGTTACTGAAAGAAATG GCTGGTAACAACGCGGAGGATCTCAAGAGCCCGGTGGTCTTCCCTGGCAACCTGTACGAGCGAGCCGCCAACAAGTCG GCATTTTCCCGTCTCAGTTTCGAGGTGCAGGTCCTGCGAGAGGTTGCCAACCTCTTTGACAATGACCACGCATCTTCGGTGTTGGACAGGACGACGCTGGACCACTTTCTCAACATTATCCACCAGCAGAAAGACGGCCTGCAGACTTGT atGAACAACAAGAAGCCACGCTGGAGCAACAAACTGGCGAATTATTTCAAGAGACTTTCAATGGAGGTTCGAGATCAAAAG GAGGCCTGGGAGATGATCATACGTGAAgccaaaatgcacattttccaAGCAGGCCTGCTGACTCCAACcaagtga